The genomic stretch AAACAGCTTTGTTTAGAGCATCCGGAGTATATCAACAAAAAAATTGCAGCAATGGGTAGTATTACGCCACTCCATTTGGCGATTTACAAAGAGGAAAATGCTTGTATCCCCTTACTTATGGAGCATGGTGCAGATATAGATAGTTTAATAGAACCATTCCAAATACAACCCATACATATAGCAGCTAGCCGTGGTTATTCGTCTATTATACAAACCTTGTTGGAGGCAGGATCTTCTATAAATATTACCGATTCAGAAGGAAAAACACCATTGCATTGGGCAGTAATGAATGGAGACATTAATTGTGTAAAAGAATTATTAAACAAAGGAAGTAATCCCAATAAGCGAGATCATTCAGGTGATGCTCCCTTATGTTTAGCTTTGCGTTATGGCAATCCGTATGTTATTGAATTATTGATTAAAGCAGATAGTAATGTTGCCTGTGACCACTGCATGAATAGTGATACGGACAAACTTCTTCGTTGGGCTATTGCTAATCAACAGGATCGTTGTATAGAAGCCTTATCGCATAAAGAGGGCATTCGAGTTGATATTTATAGCAAAGATGATACTGGCATATCCTTATTGGAATTGGCTATGCAGCTAGGCAACATTATGTGTCTTAAAGCATTGCTTATAAGAGAAAAAGGCCTATTACACTTTAGGGATAGCAAAGGTAACACTGTTCTCCATTTGGTAGCAGAGCATGGCTATGTAAAAATATTGGAAAGTATATTAGCCACTGTAGGGGTTGATCTAAATACAAACAATAGTGAGGGAAAAACACCCCTACATCTAGCAGTTATAGGAGGCCATACAGTAATCATAAACATGCTGCTTGCTACACGTAAAATCGATATAAATGAAACCGATAGCTATTGCATGAGCGCTCTTAATTATGCAATGAAAAATAGAGAATCTCCAGATATTATTGTAGCATTGTTATCCATACCTGGTATTGAGGTAGATGAAGATAATGGAAAAGAGTTATTACACTGGACCGTTGAAAATGGCCATATAGAAAGCGTACAAGCACTATTGGAAATTAAGGGTATCGATGTAAATATAAAAAATAATGGTCAGTCTGCTCTTTATTTGGCAGCAAGAAAAGGTCGTGTAGATGTAGCCAAATTGCTCATAAATAAAGGAGCTAAGATAAATGAAAAAAATAATAATATTTGGTCTCCTCTTTATGCAGCGGCAAAAAATGGACATACATCTGTAGCCGAGTTACTTATAAATAATGGAGCGAATGTAAATGAAGAAGATAAATGGGGAGACACTCCTCTTTATGTGGCAACAATCAATGGTCATACATCTGTAGTCTTGTTACTCATAAATAAAGGAGCCGAGGTGAATAAAAAAAATAATAATAGTTGGTCCCCTCTTTATGTAGCAGCAAAAAATGGACATACATCTGTAGCCGAGTTACTTATAAATAATGGAGCGAATGTAAATGAAAGAGATAAATGGGGATATACACCTCTTGATGATGCAGAGCAATACGGCCATAAAGTTGTAGCTGATCTATTAATAGAAAAGGGAGCTAAGGTAAATAAAAAAAATAACTGCGACCAAATCCCACCAGATTCTTCAAGTATTCAAGATGTTTGTAAGTGTTCTAATCGGTATCAATGTACTAAATGTGGATTTCATTGTCCTAATGATAATTGTCTTTGCCATTGTGCCCATCACTGTGAGACTTTATGCAATAACTGCGAATCTTGCTGTGGATGCCCTAATTGTGCATGTGTAAGAGAACAAGTATTAGCTTGTCAACAAGAGCGTGAACGACAAGCAAAAAAAGAACATGATCGATTGTTAGGTATTGAAGAACAAAGAACATTGAAAAAATAACTTAGTGTGATGCTATACAATGTATGAGATGGTAGAAACACTTAGATCGATGAATATCAGTACATAAAGTAATATAATAAACTATGAAAAAGATACTTGCTG from Cardinium endosymbiont of Culicoides punctatus encodes the following:
- a CDS encoding ankyrin repeat domain-containing protein; its protein translation is MAGTSVASSSAQDSHVGCNNSPVLVEPEWEKLIKEIGSFLKKSFQENKQEELSLHHAVWIGNHTVVKQLCLEHPEYINKKIAAMGSITPLHLAIYKEENACIPLLMEHGADIDSLIEPFQIQPIHIAASRGYSSIIQTLLEAGSSINITDSEGKTPLHWAVMNGDINCVKELLNKGSNPNKRDHSGDAPLCLALRYGNPYVIELLIKADSNVACDHCMNSDTDKLLRWAIANQQDRCIEALSHKEGIRVDIYSKDDTGISLLELAMQLGNIMCLKALLIREKGLLHFRDSKGNTVLHLVAEHGYVKILESILATVGVDLNTNNSEGKTPLHLAVIGGHTVIINMLLATRKIDINETDSYCMSALNYAMKNRESPDIIVALLSIPGIEVDEDNGKELLHWTVENGHIESVQALLEIKGIDVNIKNNGQSALYLAARKGRVDVAKLLINKGAKINEKNNNIWSPLYAAAKNGHTSVAELLINNGANVNEEDKWGDTPLYVATINGHTSVVLLLINKGAEVNKKNNNSWSPLYVAAKNGHTSVAELLINNGANVNERDKWGYTPLDDAEQYGHKVVADLLIEKGAKVNKKNNCDQIPPDSSSIQDVCKCSNRYQCTKCGFHCPNDNCLCHCAHHCETLCNNCESCCGCPNCACVREQVLACQQERERQAKKEHDRLLGIEEQRTLKK